Proteins from a genomic interval of Equus quagga isolate Etosha38 chromosome 11, UCLA_HA_Equagga_1.0, whole genome shotgun sequence:
- the VGLL2 gene encoding transcription cofactor vestigial-like protein 2 isoform X2 encodes MSCLDVMYQVYGPPQPYFAAAYTPYHQKLAYYSKMQEAQECNASPSNSSGSGSSSFSSQTPASIKEEEGSPEKERPPEAEYINSRCVLFTYFQGDISSVVDEHFSRALSQPSSYSPSCTSSKAPRTSGPWRDGSFPMSQRSFPASFWNSAYQAPVPAPLGSPLAAAHSELPFAAADPYSPAALHGHLHQGAAEPWPHAHPHHAHPHHPYALGGALGAQAAAYPRPAAVHEVYAPHFDPRYGPLLMPAASGRPARLAPAPAPAPGSPPCELSAKSEPSGGAWAAPGGPFASPAGDVAQGLGLSVDSARRYSLCGTSLLS; translated from the exons ATGAGCTGTCTGGATGTTATGTACCAAGTCTACGGTCCTCCCCAGCCTTACTTCGCAGCCGCCTACACCCCGTACCACCAG AAACTAGCCTATTACTCCAAAATGCAGGAAGCCCAGGAGTGCAACGCCAGCCCCAGCAAcagcagcggcagcggcagctCCTCCTTTTCCAGCCAAACTCCGGCCAgtataaaagaagaagaaggcagcCCGGAGAAAGAGCGCCCACCAGAGGCAGAGTACATCAACTCCCGGTGCGTCCTCTTCACCTATTTCCAGGGGGACATCAGCTCCGTGGTGGACGAGCACTTCAGCAGGGCCCTGAGCCAGCCTAGCAGCTATTCCCCAAGCTGTACAAGCAGCAAAGCACCGAGGACCTCCGGGCCCTGGAGGG ACGGCTCCTTCCCGATGAGCCAGCGCAGCTTCCCCGCCTCCTTCTGGAACAGCGCGTACCAGGCGCCGGTGCCCGCGCCGCTGGGCAGCCCGCTGGCCGCCGCGCACTCGGAGCTGCCCTTCGCCGCCGCCGACCCCTACTCGCCGGCCGCGCTGCACGGCCACCTGCACCAGGGCGCGGCCGAGCCCTGGCCCCACGCGCACCCGCACCACGCGCATCCACACCACCCCTACGCGCTGGGCGGCGCCCTTGGCGCCCAGGCCGCCGCCTACCCGCGGCCCGCAGCCGTGCACGAGGTCTACGCGCCGCACTTCGACCCGCGCTACGGGCCGCTGCTGATGCCCGCCGCCTCGGGGCGCCCGGCCCGCCTCGCGCCAGCCCCGGCGCCCGCGCCCGGCAGCCCACCCTGCGAGCTCTCAGCCAAGAGTGAGCCCTCCGGCGGCGCGTGGGCCGCGCCCGGGGGACCTTTCGCGAGCCCCGCGGGGGACGTGGCCCAGGGTCTGGGCCTCAGCGTGGATTCAG CTCGTCGCTACTCCCTCTGTGGAACATCTCTCCTGAGCTGA
- the VGLL2 gene encoding transcription cofactor vestigial-like protein 2 isoform X1 gives MSCLDVMYQVYGPPQPYFAAAYTPYHQKLAYYSKMQEAQECNASPSNSSGSGSSSFSSQTPASIKEEEGSPEKERPPEAEYINSRCVLFTYFQGDISSVVDEHFSRALSQPSSYSPSCTSSKAPRTSGPWRDGSFPMSQRSFPASFWNSAYQAPVPAPLGSPLAAAHSELPFAAADPYSPAALHGHLHQGAAEPWPHAHPHHAHPHHPYALGGALGAQAAAYPRPAAVHEVYAPHFDPRYGPLLMPAASGRPARLAPAPAPAPGSPPCELSAKSEPSGGAWAAPGGPFASPAGDVAQGLGLSVDSGLQPQDKSKDLYWF, from the exons ATGAGCTGTCTGGATGTTATGTACCAAGTCTACGGTCCTCCCCAGCCTTACTTCGCAGCCGCCTACACCCCGTACCACCAG AAACTAGCCTATTACTCCAAAATGCAGGAAGCCCAGGAGTGCAACGCCAGCCCCAGCAAcagcagcggcagcggcagctCCTCCTTTTCCAGCCAAACTCCGGCCAgtataaaagaagaagaaggcagcCCGGAGAAAGAGCGCCCACCAGAGGCAGAGTACATCAACTCCCGGTGCGTCCTCTTCACCTATTTCCAGGGGGACATCAGCTCCGTGGTGGACGAGCACTTCAGCAGGGCCCTGAGCCAGCCTAGCAGCTATTCCCCAAGCTGTACAAGCAGCAAAGCACCGAGGACCTCCGGGCCCTGGAGGG ACGGCTCCTTCCCGATGAGCCAGCGCAGCTTCCCCGCCTCCTTCTGGAACAGCGCGTACCAGGCGCCGGTGCCCGCGCCGCTGGGCAGCCCGCTGGCCGCCGCGCACTCGGAGCTGCCCTTCGCCGCCGCCGACCCCTACTCGCCGGCCGCGCTGCACGGCCACCTGCACCAGGGCGCGGCCGAGCCCTGGCCCCACGCGCACCCGCACCACGCGCATCCACACCACCCCTACGCGCTGGGCGGCGCCCTTGGCGCCCAGGCCGCCGCCTACCCGCGGCCCGCAGCCGTGCACGAGGTCTACGCGCCGCACTTCGACCCGCGCTACGGGCCGCTGCTGATGCCCGCCGCCTCGGGGCGCCCGGCCCGCCTCGCGCCAGCCCCGGCGCCCGCGCCCGGCAGCCCACCCTGCGAGCTCTCAGCCAAGAGTGAGCCCTCCGGCGGCGCGTGGGCCGCGCCCGGGGGACCTTTCGCGAGCCCCGCGGGGGACGTGGCCCAGGGTCTGGGCCTCAGCGTGGATTCAG gTTTGCAACCCCAGGACAAAAGCAAGGATCTGTACTGGTTTTAG
- the VGLL2 gene encoding transcription cofactor vestigial-like protein 2 isoform X3, with protein sequence MSCLDVMYQVYGPPQPYFAAAYTPYHQEAQECNASPSNSSGSGSSSFSSQTPASIKEEEGSPEKERPPEAEYINSRCVLFTYFQGDISSVVDEHFSRALSQPSSYSPSCTSSKAPRTSGPWRDGSFPMSQRSFPASFWNSAYQAPVPAPLGSPLAAAHSELPFAAADPYSPAALHGHLHQGAAEPWPHAHPHHAHPHHPYALGGALGAQAAAYPRPAAVHEVYAPHFDPRYGPLLMPAASGRPARLAPAPAPAPGSPPCELSAKSEPSGGAWAAPGGPFASPAGDVAQGLGLSVDSGLQPQDKSKDLYWF encoded by the exons ATGAGCTGTCTGGATGTTATGTACCAAGTCTACGGTCCTCCCCAGCCTTACTTCGCAGCCGCCTACACCCCGTACCACCAG GAAGCCCAGGAGTGCAACGCCAGCCCCAGCAAcagcagcggcagcggcagctCCTCCTTTTCCAGCCAAACTCCGGCCAgtataaaagaagaagaaggcagcCCGGAGAAAGAGCGCCCACCAGAGGCAGAGTACATCAACTCCCGGTGCGTCCTCTTCACCTATTTCCAGGGGGACATCAGCTCCGTGGTGGACGAGCACTTCAGCAGGGCCCTGAGCCAGCCTAGCAGCTATTCCCCAAGCTGTACAAGCAGCAAAGCACCGAGGACCTCCGGGCCCTGGAGGG ACGGCTCCTTCCCGATGAGCCAGCGCAGCTTCCCCGCCTCCTTCTGGAACAGCGCGTACCAGGCGCCGGTGCCCGCGCCGCTGGGCAGCCCGCTGGCCGCCGCGCACTCGGAGCTGCCCTTCGCCGCCGCCGACCCCTACTCGCCGGCCGCGCTGCACGGCCACCTGCACCAGGGCGCGGCCGAGCCCTGGCCCCACGCGCACCCGCACCACGCGCATCCACACCACCCCTACGCGCTGGGCGGCGCCCTTGGCGCCCAGGCCGCCGCCTACCCGCGGCCCGCAGCCGTGCACGAGGTCTACGCGCCGCACTTCGACCCGCGCTACGGGCCGCTGCTGATGCCCGCCGCCTCGGGGCGCCCGGCCCGCCTCGCGCCAGCCCCGGCGCCCGCGCCCGGCAGCCCACCCTGCGAGCTCTCAGCCAAGAGTGAGCCCTCCGGCGGCGCGTGGGCCGCGCCCGGGGGACCTTTCGCGAGCCCCGCGGGGGACGTGGCCCAGGGTCTGGGCCTCAGCGTGGATTCAG gTTTGCAACCCCAGGACAAAAGCAAGGATCTGTACTGGTTTTAG